The following nucleotide sequence is from Sparus aurata chromosome 22, fSpaAur1.1, whole genome shotgun sequence.
AGCCAGTCGTCTTCCACGGCAGCCGCGAGCAAGGCGAAGCCCTCCAACAGGAAGGGGCTGAAAGACAAGGTATGCAGGAGAGCAAGGTGGGGCGGGGGGGAGGGCAATGAAATGTCACTTTAATTAGGTacgtcaatcaatcaatcaatcatggAATCATATTGTCTTATCCATTCCCACGACTCTTTCCCACTGATTCATGTTAATAAGAAGATTGAGTTATCGCGATATTTTCAACAGGACGtgaatatagattttttattttttttattttttgtttttttacactgttTAAGTAAAATTAACATACCGATCTGTGCATATAGCCTAAATGACCGCAGGGACACAGGTGATTGGATTATATCTAATTGGTGCTGCGCGTAATTACTCCTGGAGTAACGGGAGCGCACCGCTGTTTATGAATGGAATGacaaattgcattaaaaaaaagagaaaaaaaaaaagtgcgcGTTCACGTGCTCGACCAGACCGTGCCAGTGGTGCAGCATTTTAACGCCTGAACTGAAAAGAGTCTGCACCGCCACCGAGCAGATCAGTATTCCCAGCATACACTGCaaggaagattttttttttgttgccccccccccccccccctttctgtctctctctttttggcAAGAGGAATGGTGCTGAAGAGCCAACTGCTGATATGGCAAAAGTTAGCAGGGTGCGCATTTAAAATTGGctttttttctgattgatttTTAGCCTtccaaagaggaggaggagaggagaagggtcaggagggagaggaacaAGATTGCTGCAGCGAAGTGTCGTAACAGACGGAGGGAGCTGATAGACACACTGCAAGCTGTAAGTATGAGGACAGACAGCACATGCACTGTATGTTCCTGTATGACATGTACAGATAACAGGAGCCCAGCGGGGATGACTTCAGAGCACCacagtgcagcagtgttttCATACTCCACTCTCACGCcaaatcttcttttttctgattCTGTCCCTCCTCACCTCAGGAAACCGACCAGCTCGAAGACGAGAAGTCTGCCCTCCAGACGGAGATAAACGACCTgctgaaggaaaaggaaagactGGAGCAGGTCTTAGCTTCCCACAAACCATCCTGCAAGCTCGACGACCGCgatgaaaaagaggaggaggaggaggagaatgatgatggtgatgatgttaACACAATGCTGCAGGATCCTCCAGCCTCCCCAGAGCTGCTGTCCATCTTGGAGAACGGAAAGACCCCAGAGAGCGCCACAGAAGCTCCTATATGTCAAGAGATGGACAGTGAACCCTGCATCCCTGCAGCAGCCATCTTGGGGAACTCCAACATCCTCCTGTGTTCGAGTGCAGAGGAGGAGACTCTGGAGGACTTAAAAGGAGACGACCTGGACGACTTGGTGCCCAGCCTTGAGATGACAGTGTCTCCTGAGATGGCTGCATCGGTCCCAGACATAGACCTGAGCAGCCCCTTCTGCCTCTCAGACTGGGAGACCCTGTACAAGTCTGTGGCGAACGACCTTGAATCTCTGAGCACACCAGTCATGTCTTCCAGCCCCACTTGTAGCAACTACCGCAcagtgttctcctttaattacTCCGAGATTGATTCCTTGGCCGAGGGCTTGGAGAGCCTCAAAGGCAGCCTCGGTGCGTCTGAGTTAATGAAAGATAGTCTTAACTCTCCGACACTTCTGGCCTTGTGAATGCAAAGAAGATTATGCAATGCAATGATACTGTAATTGTATTCCAACCAGCCAGCAAGCAAGCTATGATCCCTCTCTCAAATAATCTTTTGTAGTGTGAGTTTTGATGTTGTGTAAACCCTAAACATCAAAGGTTGTGTTGACGACATGTTTTTGTGGCTGTGCAAGGGTTGACTTCTTCCATACAGCTGGTGCAATCCTCCGAGATAAGACTTTGTGCTGGTAACAAAAATGCATGCAAATACGAGTCATCCGTAATCAAAGAAGAGGTTGTATCTtgtgtttcttaaaaaaaaaaaaaaaaatccctaaaTGTGATG
It contains:
- the LOC115574444 gene encoding proto-oncogene c-Fos-like isoform X1 translates to MHPDSSSEFDSSSSCSTASPGGDTPGCSQHPPDSLSSSVDGAKQDIETSVADSFVPTVTAISTSPGLRWMVQPVQTVITSGSPSSGRAKSKTHGGSQSSSTAAASKAKPSNRKGLKDKPSKEEEERRRVRRERNKIAAAKCRNRRRELIDTLQAETDQLEDEKSALQTEINDLLKEKERLEQVLASHKPSCKLDDRDEKEEEEEENDDGDDVNTMLQDPPASPELLSILENGKTPESATEAPICQEMDSEPCIPAAAILGNSNILLCSSAEEETLEDLKGDDLDDLVPSLEMTVSPEMAASVPDIDLSSPFCLSDWETLYKSVANDLESLSTPVMSSSPTCSNYRTVFSFNYSEIDSLAEGLESLKGSLGASELMKDSLNSPTLLAL
- the LOC115574444 gene encoding proto-oncogene c-Fos-like isoform X2 — protein: MHPDSSSEFDSSSSCSTASPGGDTPGCSQHPPDSLSSSVDGAKDIETSVADSFVPTVTAISTSPGLRWMVQPVQTVITSGSPSSGRAKSKTHGGSQSSSTAAASKAKPSNRKGLKDKPSKEEEERRRVRRERNKIAAAKCRNRRRELIDTLQAETDQLEDEKSALQTEINDLLKEKERLEQVLASHKPSCKLDDRDEKEEEEEENDDGDDVNTMLQDPPASPELLSILENGKTPESATEAPICQEMDSEPCIPAAAILGNSNILLCSSAEEETLEDLKGDDLDDLVPSLEMTVSPEMAASVPDIDLSSPFCLSDWETLYKSVANDLESLSTPVMSSSPTCSNYRTVFSFNYSEIDSLAEGLESLKGSLGASELMKDSLNSPTLLAL